One Acidobacteriota bacterium genomic window carries:
- a CDS encoding prolyl oligopeptidase family serine peptidase, whose translation MNQPLAQKTSILLVILLLASSTTLTFAQQKPNAKTSAPTASTAKFNLTIDNIMRGNEFVGYEPRAIRWSGDKLYFQWKQYNDGRDKDFDTYMVNADGSGLRKLTEAEAKLAPPIGGVDSKDKRLTLYTNAGDIYLYDHKTGERKQITDTTDNESNARFTADEKSIYFTRSNNLFVMALDSGSLVQMTNIVAAGGAAPPVAGGFGGGRGGGGAQAQRDGAGRGTESQEFIKKEERDLLDITRRRAQRREEDEARRKRDNPRKPFQLAQTQSVASLQLSPDAKSVIAAISEQGTGARNTLVPNYVTESGYTEDIPSRNNVGDTQNRNRLVIIDVTTGDSKWVDHGQKLIAGGEAKPDTQSEAESDSIEEASDAPAASQQGRSAAANDRDVQLFQALWSDDGTKAVMMARSADNKDKWIFALDTATGKTRVITTDHDDAWINGPGAFTLGWLKDNQRIYFQSERDGYSHLYTVNYDGSNLKQLTSGRWEVTGLQLANDKSKFYLTTSEAHPGERHFYTMSVDGGERAKITSMPGGNAATLSRDESKIALVYSFSNKPPELLVMDNRAGSEAKKITSSPAPEFWNYNWIEPPIVTFKARDGADVHARFYKPANFKRGGPAVIFVHGAGYAQNVHRYWASYYREYMFHHLLMENGYCVIDVDYRASSGYGRDWRAAIYRHMGGKDLDDQVDAAKWMIAEHGVDPRRIGIYGGSYGGFITLMALFTEPEVFAAGAALRPVTDWAHYNHGYTSNILNTPQKDAEAYRKSSPIYFAQNLKGALLICHGMVDTNVHFQDSVRLVQRLIELRKENWELAVYPVEDHGFQEPTSWADEYKRIFKLFEMNLKKGMTAMK comes from the coding sequence ATGAATCAGCCTCTGGCGCAAAAAACTTCGATTTTACTGGTCATTTTACTGCTTGCGAGTTCAACTACACTAACGTTCGCGCAGCAGAAACCCAATGCTAAAACCTCCGCTCCAACAGCAAGCACGGCGAAATTTAATCTCACCATTGATAACATTATGCGCGGCAATGAATTCGTCGGCTATGAACCGCGCGCCATTCGCTGGTCGGGCGATAAACTCTATTTTCAATGGAAACAATATAACGACGGGCGCGATAAAGATTTTGACACTTACATGGTCAATGCCGATGGCAGCGGGCTTCGTAAACTCACGGAAGCCGAAGCCAAACTTGCGCCACCCATCGGCGGCGTCGATTCCAAAGACAAACGCTTGACGCTTTACACCAACGCCGGCGACATCTATCTTTACGACCACAAAACCGGCGAGCGCAAACAGATCACCGACACCACCGACAACGAATCGAACGCGCGCTTTACCGCAGATGAAAAGAGCATCTACTTCACGCGCTCGAATAACCTTTTCGTCATGGCGCTTGATTCGGGTTCGCTCGTACAGATGACCAACATCGTCGCGGCAGGCGGCGCAGCGCCACCGGTTGCCGGCGGTTTTGGCGGCGGACGCGGCGGCGGTGGCGCACAAGCGCAACGCGACGGCGCCGGGCGCGGCACAGAAAGCCAGGAGTTCATCAAAAAAGAAGAGCGCGACCTGCTGGACATTACACGCCGTCGCGCCCAGCGTCGCGAAGAAGACGAAGCGCGACGCAAACGCGACAACCCGCGTAAACCCTTTCAACTCGCGCAAACCCAATCGGTCGCCAGCCTGCAACTTTCGCCCGACGCGAAATCGGTGATTGCCGCGATCAGCGAACAGGGCACAGGCGCGCGCAATACCCTGGTGCCGAATTATGTGACCGAATCGGGCTACACCGAAGACATCCCTTCGCGTAACAACGTCGGTGACACGCAAAACCGCAATCGCCTGGTCATCATCGATGTCACAACCGGCGACAGCAAATGGGTCGACCACGGACAGAAACTTATCGCAGGCGGTGAAGCCAAACCCGATACGCAAAGCGAGGCAGAGAGCGATTCAATAGAAGAAGCATCAGACGCGCCCGCCGCTTCACAACAAGGGCGCAGTGCGGCTGCAAATGATCGCGACGTGCAACTCTTTCAAGCCCTGTGGTCAGATGATGGCACCAAAGCCGTGATGATGGCGCGTTCTGCCGACAACAAAGACAAATGGATTTTCGCGCTCGACACTGCGACCGGCAAAACCCGTGTGATTACCACAGACCACGACGACGCCTGGATCAACGGTCCCGGCGCGTTTACCCTCGGTTGGCTCAAAGATAACCAGCGCATCTATTTTCAATCCGAGCGCGACGGTTATTCACATCTCTACACCGTAAACTATGACGGCTCGAACCTGAAACAACTCACCTCCGGCAGATGGGAAGTTACAGGGTTGCAACTTGCCAATGACAAATCGAAGTTTTATCTCACGACCAGCGAAGCGCATCCCGGCGAGCGCCACTTCTATACGATGAGCGTGGATGGCGGCGAACGCGCAAAAATCACGTCAATGCCGGGCGGCAACGCAGCGACGCTGTCACGCGATGAAAGCAAAATCGCTCTGGTCTATTCATTCAGCAACAAACCGCCCGAACTTTTGGTGATGGATAATCGCGCCGGCTCAGAAGCGAAAAAAATCACCTCGTCACCTGCGCCCGAATTCTGGAATTACAACTGGATAGAGCCGCCGATTGTCACTTTCAAAGCGCGCGACGGAGCCGATGTCCATGCGCGATTTTATAAGCCTGCGAATTTCAAACGCGGCGGGCCGGCGGTGATTTTCGTGCATGGCGCGGGCTATGCGCAAAACGTCCATCGTTACTGGGCAAGTTATTACCGCGAATATATGTTTCATCATCTGCTGATGGAAAACGGTTACTGTGTGATCGATGTCGATTATCGTGCATCGTCGGGGTACGGGCGCGATTGGCGCGCGGCGATTTATCGCCATATGGGCGGCAAAGATTTGGACGACCAGGTTGACGCCGCGAAATGGATGATTGCAGAGCACGGCGTTGACCCACGTCGCATTGGCATTTACGGCGGCAGCTACGGCGGGTTCATTACCTTGATGGCGCTGTTTACCGAACCTGAAGTGTTTGCCGCAGGCGCAGCGTTAAGACCGGTGACCGATTGGGCGCATTACAATCACGGCTATACCTCGAACATTTTGAACACTCCGCAAAAAGACGCCGAAGCTTACAGAAAATCTTCGCCGATTTATTTCGCGCAAAATTTGAAAGGCGCATTGCTCATCTGTCATGGCATGGTCGATACCAACGTGCATTTTCAGGATTCGGTGCGATTGGTTCAACGCTTGATTGAACTTCGCAAAGAGAATTGGGAACTCGCGGTTTACCCGGTCGAAGACCACGGTTTTCAGGAGCCGACAAGTTGGGCAGATGAATACAAACGAATTTTCAAATTGTTTGAAATGAATTTGAAAAAAGGCATGACGGCGATGAAGTGA
- a CDS encoding DUF433 domain-containing protein, whose translation MMSAIVSTLIELDDKGVAWISGTKVKVIELAADKLAHGSSPEEMRFQYPYLSLAQIHAALAYYYEHQLELDSEIQRQWQEANEFAAFEANTPLQQRLRELKQQR comes from the coding sequence ATGATGTCAGCAATCGTCTCAACATTAATAGAGCTTGATGATAAGGGAGTTGCGTGGATTAGCGGCACGAAGGTCAAGGTCATTGAATTAGCTGCCGATAAACTCGCACACGGTTCAAGCCCTGAAGAGATGCGCTTTCAGTACCCATATCTTTCTCTGGCACAAATTCATGCGGCTCTCGCTTATTACTATGAGCATCAACTCGAACTCGACTCGGAGATTCAAAGGCAATGGCAAGAGGCGAATGAATTTGCCGCGTTTGAGGCAAACACGCCGCTTCAGCAACGCCTGCGGGAATTGAAACAGCAACGATGA
- a CDS encoding DUF5615 family PIN-like protein: MSVKFYMDVHVRRAVTEGLRLRGIDVLTAQEDGAAEFEDPALLDRATALGRVLFSQDNDLLREAKRRQQTNGLFAGVVYAHQLNITVGECIADLELIAGATKQEELVNQTIYLPL, encoded by the coding sequence ATGAGCGTAAAGTTTTATATGGATGTACACGTTCGTCGCGCTGTAACAGAAGGATTGCGGCTGCGCGGAATAGATGTTCTGACGGCTCAAGAAGACGGCGCAGCAGAATTTGAAGACCCTGCGCTCCTTGACCGCGCAACCGCATTAGGGCGCGTCTTGTTCTCACAAGATAATGATTTGTTACGCGAAGCCAAGCGACGGCAACAAACAAATGGACTTTTTGCCGGAGTGGTTTACGCGCATCAACTGAACATCACCGTAGGCGAATGTATTGCCGATTTAGAACTTATTGCAGGTGCCACCAAGCAAGAGGAATTGGTTAATCAAACAATCTATCTGCCCTTGTAA
- a CDS encoding BtpA/SgcQ family protein, giving the protein MPTDLFSNLKPIIAMIHVGALPGTPANSLSVAELARLARREAAIYRDGGVDAIGIENMHDVPYLRGAVGAEIVAAMTVIGAAVKDESRLPVGIQILAGANLEAMAVAHAANLDFIRAEGFAFAHVADEGLIESSAARLLRYRKMIGAEGVAVWADVKKKHSSHAITADITLGATCETVEFMRADAVIITGNVTGEAPKVEDVREARSHCRLPVVLGSGIDAENLALFYEAADGFIIGSYFKVDGRWHNTIDARRVEKLMAAVNDLRK; this is encoded by the coding sequence ATGCCGACCGATTTATTTTCAAACCTAAAACCCATCATCGCCATGATTCACGTCGGGGCGTTGCCCGGTACGCCTGCAAATTCATTGAGTGTGGCGGAACTCGCCCGGCTGGCGCGTCGTGAAGCGGCGATTTATCGAGACGGTGGCGTTGATGCCATCGGCATTGAAAACATGCACGATGTGCCTTATCTGAGAGGCGCGGTCGGCGCGGAAATCGTCGCCGCAATGACCGTGATTGGCGCGGCAGTAAAAGACGAAAGCCGTTTGCCCGTCGGCATTCAAATTCTCGCGGGCGCTAATCTCGAAGCGATGGCGGTAGCGCACGCGGCAAATTTGGATTTCATTCGCGCCGAAGGCTTCGCTTTCGCGCACGTTGCCGATGAAGGCTTGATTGAATCTTCGGCAGCGCGTTTGTTGCGTTATCGGAAAATGATTGGCGCGGAAGGTGTAGCGGTCTGGGCGGATGTGAAGAAGAAACATTCGTCGCATGCAATCACCGCCGATATAACACTCGGCGCGACCTGCGAGACGGTCGAATTTATGCGCGCCGATGCGGTGATTATCACCGGCAACGTTACAGGCGAAGCGCCGAAAGTTGAAGATGTTCGTGAAGCCAGGTCGCATTGCCGCTTGCCGGTGGTTTTAGGTTCGGGCATTGATGCCGAAAATCTCGCCCTGTTTTACGAAGCGGCGGATGGCTTTATCATCGGTTCCTATTTCAAAGTAGACGGACGCTGGCATAACACAATTGATGCGCGGCGGGTCGAAAAGTTAATGGCAGCGGTGAATGATTTGCGAAAGTAA
- a CDS encoding DUF5615 family PIN-like protein yields MIRFLTDEDFDGRIVRGLVRRLPQIDLARVQDVGLRSTSDTDVLAWAAEEGRILLTHDVTTMTSPAYERITNGLPMPGVFEVPQELPIGDALEELVLLAECSVEGEWEGQVRFLPL; encoded by the coding sequence ATGATTCGCTTTCTTACCGATGAAGATTTTGATGGACGCATTGTGCGCGGATTGGTGCGCCGCCTGCCGCAAATTGACTTGGCGCGTGTGCAAGATGTCGGCTTGCGATCAACCTCAGATACCGACGTATTGGCTTGGGCAGCCGAAGAAGGCAGAATTCTTTTGACTCACGACGTGACGACTATGACAAGCCCGGCGTATGAGCGCATTACCAACGGATTGCCTATGCCCGGCGTATTTGAAGTGCCACAAGAATTACCGATAGGCGACGCTCTCGAAGAGTTGGTTTTGTTGGCTGAATGCAGTGTCGAAGGAGAGTGGGAAGGACAAGTTCGTTTCCTACCACTTTGA
- a CDS encoding DUF433 domain-containing protein, with translation MSTTIVEPKVTLRSDDDGVLRVGNTRVSLDSVIHAFNEGASAEEIVWRFSTLDLVQVYAVISYYLQNRATVDDYLQTRKQQRAELKNAVENRFSPQGIRERLLARRNAKS, from the coding sequence ATGAGTACAACTATCGTTGAACCGAAAGTCACTTTGCGCTCGGATGATGACGGCGTGTTGCGGGTTGGTAACACGCGAGTCTCGCTGGATTCAGTCATCCACGCTTTTAATGAAGGCGCAAGCGCCGAAGAGATTGTCTGGCGGTTTTCAACGCTCGACCTGGTTCAAGTCTATGCGGTCATCAGTTATTATTTGCAGAACCGCGCAACGGTTGATGATTATTTGCAAACCCGAAAACAACAACGCGCAGAACTCAAAAACGCGGTTGAGAATCGCTTCTCTCCACAAGGCATTCGTGAACGATTGCTGGCTCGCCGAAATGCAAAATCATGA
- a CDS encoding type II toxin-antitoxin system HicA family toxin, with protein sequence MKALPFRVVKRKLENAGFIEVGQSGSHIKFARTTQEGTRAAIVPKHKEIAAGTLRSILRQAGLSEQEFERL encoded by the coding sequence ATGAAAGCTCTGCCCTTTCGCGTCGTCAAACGCAAACTTGAAAACGCCGGTTTTATTGAAGTCGGGCAAAGCGGCAGTCATATCAAGTTTGCGCGAACGACACAGGAAGGAACACGCGCGGCTATTGTTCCTAAACATAAAGAAATTGCTGCGGGAACCTTGCGAAGCATCCTTCGCCAAGCAGGCTTGAGCGAACAGGAATTTGAACGCCTGTAA
- a CDS encoding type II toxin-antitoxin system HicB family antitoxin has translation MKRIFTASVWQEGKWFIAQCAEVDVASQGASEQAALENLREALELHFTPPVASITPQMHALEVEVKVA, from the coding sequence ATGAAACGGATATTTACCGCCAGCGTTTGGCAAGAAGGAAAATGGTTCATCGCGCAATGCGCGGAAGTGGATGTTGCCAGTCAGGGCGCAAGCGAACAGGCAGCCCTTGAGAATTTACGCGAGGCGCTGGAACTCCATTTTACGCCGCCGGTCGCTTCAATCACGCCACAAATGCACGCGCTTGAAGTCGAGGTCAAGGTTGCATGA
- a CDS encoding transposase: MHNFPMAYLISFRCYGTWLHGDVRGSMDRRGHHIYGTPKIKPNHALAKKEAAQLKYSPKQLDASRRAIIEKAIQEVCEHRGYRLLAFNVRTNHVHSVVSASCKPEPVLNAFKAYATRHLRKADVLSSDEKIWARHGSTPYLWTERQVEQAIDYVLYGQGDELPKFD, from the coding sequence ATGCACAATTTCCCTATGGCATATTTGATTTCCTTCAGATGTTATGGCACTTGGTTGCATGGCGATGTGCGGGGTTCGATGGATCGTCGCGGGCACCATATCTATGGTACGCCTAAAATAAAGCCGAATCACGCTCTGGCAAAAAAAGAAGCGGCGCAACTCAAATACTCTCCCAAGCAGCTTGATGCTTCCAGGCGGGCAATCATCGAGAAAGCCATTCAGGAAGTGTGCGAACATCGTGGCTATCGCTTGTTGGCATTCAATGTGCGAACCAATCATGTGCATAGCGTGGTATCGGCGAGTTGTAAGCCTGAGCCGGTGTTGAATGCGTTCAAAGCCTATGCCACTCGTCATCTCCGTAAAGCTGACGTTCTATCCTCAGATGAAAAGATATGGGCAAGACATGGGAGTACGCCTTATCTTTGGACGGAACGTCAGGTTGAGCAGGCAATTGATTATGTTTTATATGGGCAAGGTGATGAACTCCCAAAATTTGACTAA
- a CDS encoding TaqI-like C-terminal specificity domain-containing protein: MINGIERINQVKNFIGLIDYLRDVLEWELDGIEDVEDALYEYEAEEFRLDAKHSAKINSIKQIAPMHSNQPWGIFWIDFGEQKPSVVALRGVLRGLVKKKRASANESDRQRFELGDLLFILTSHNFNKFDFAYFRGEDTNRATLAIFGWQQGDTHIRTLCEHNLPALSYPADPTNKESWLKQWRAAFDVEAVTDKFFADYRKVFNDVETEVRKTIKQEEPCRLYTQRLFNRLMFIYFIQKKGWLLFEGDKNYLRALFNAAQNANENFLNDRLYWLFFHGMGNAGQMSNPQHEQFLISKRGIVPYLNGGLFDAEEDETSLSKENILQAGNVEISNQAFAQILDLFERYNFTVTESTPLDVQVAVDPEMLGKVFEELVTGRHESGSYYTPRPIVSFMCREALKYYLAEATHTPVEAVARFVDEEDTGGLKDAEATLEALKRVRVCDPACGSGAYLLGMMQELLRLRGALFKSNQLDDESIYERKRSIIENNLYGVDKDRFAVQIACLRLWLSLAIDSQKPQPLPNLDFKIGCGDSLIAPSPKDTEQQLDLSRGYLIQEVRKLKSEFMRCDAPERKKELRKQIDALKAEIALALKHQPKRPGKEKLDLAKAQIEGLNQQIRKAVAEKNHAKAATLQKQVEVLKRTLKTWESVKDEGEPGFDWAVEFAEVFEPEMREAIRAANENNAGFDIVLANPPYVRMELFKPIKPLLKQNFPDVHAERADLYVYFYDRAHQLLRQGGVGAFISSNKWLRAGYGENLRQHLLDKQAFHLIVDFGDLPVFKATAYPAIFIWQKRERDNVPTTTATVEDLQTCYSEGIREYVIRVAQRISATQFRNGKPRLAVSSDITGMSVRGTRLKEIINVLVGWGVKTGLNDAFIINRQVGEDLIAQDKNCQEVIKPLLKGDDVRRYEIQFHDTYLIYLPHGIDIRLYPVVCDYLRPFRERLENRATRQKWYELQQPQVAYTAFFTRPKIIFPDIAKEIRFAMDSKGYYSSNTTYFIPLEDWFLLGVLNSSAIENYFREISSEIRGGYMRFFGQYMENLPIPDASTTERDVIAKLAKETQDLHTKRRKRVERFLLDLGISPAASSSRNPLEQPWALTETEFMRRLKPNRSQQDRLDKLFNNVRDETYAFTETIIKIEREIDERVAALYGVPLEQ; this comes from the coding sequence ATGATCAACGGAATCGAACGCATTAACCAAGTCAAAAATTTCATCGGGTTGATTGACTATTTGCGTGATGTTCTCGAATGGGAATTAGACGGTATCGAAGATGTTGAAGATGCGCTCTATGAATATGAGGCTGAAGAATTCCGACTTGATGCCAAACACTCGGCGAAAATCAATAGCATTAAACAGATCGCGCCAATGCACAGCAATCAACCGTGGGGGATTTTTTGGATTGATTTTGGTGAACAGAAACCTTCGGTTGTCGCGTTGCGCGGTGTGTTACGCGGACTGGTCAAGAAAAAGCGCGCCTCCGCCAATGAATCGGACAGACAACGATTTGAACTCGGAGACCTGCTGTTCATTCTCACCAGCCACAACTTCAACAAATTCGACTTTGCATATTTTCGCGGCGAAGACACCAACCGCGCTACGCTGGCAATTTTCGGTTGGCAACAAGGCGACACGCACATTCGCACGCTTTGTGAACACAATCTGCCCGCGCTCAGTTATCCGGCAGACCCGACCAATAAGGAATCATGGCTCAAACAATGGCGCGCCGCGTTTGATGTTGAAGCCGTCACCGACAAATTCTTCGCGGACTATCGCAAAGTTTTCAATGATGTTGAAACCGAAGTCCGCAAAACCATCAAACAAGAAGAACCCTGTCGCCTGTACACGCAACGCCTGTTTAATCGCCTGATGTTTATTTACTTCATTCAGAAAAAAGGCTGGCTTTTATTTGAAGGCGATAAAAATTATCTGCGCGCTTTGTTTAACGCCGCGCAAAATGCGAATGAAAATTTTTTGAATGACCGGCTTTACTGGCTGTTCTTTCATGGCATGGGCAATGCCGGGCAAATGAGCAATCCCCAGCATGAACAATTTCTAATAAGCAAACGGGGCATTGTGCCTTACTTAAATGGCGGGCTATTCGACGCTGAAGAAGATGAGACAAGCTTATCGAAAGAAAATATTTTACAGGCAGGCAATGTTGAAATCTCGAATCAGGCATTCGCGCAAATATTAGACCTTTTCGAGCGTTACAATTTCACCGTCACGGAATCTACGCCGCTCGATGTGCAGGTCGCAGTTGACCCGGAAATGCTCGGCAAAGTCTTTGAAGAACTTGTTACGGGTCGCCATGAATCGGGCAGTTATTACACGCCGCGTCCGATTGTTTCGTTTATGTGCCGCGAAGCTTTGAAGTATTACCTTGCTGAAGCGACGCATACGCCGGTTGAAGCGGTCGCGCGCTTTGTTGATGAGGAAGACACCGGCGGTTTGAAAGATGCAGAAGCCACGCTTGAAGCTTTGAAACGGGTGCGCGTTTGCGACCCGGCTTGCGGCAGCGGCGCGTATCTGCTCGGCATGATGCAGGAACTTTTGCGGCTGCGCGGCGCGTTGTTCAAAAGCAATCAACTCGATGATGAATCAATTTACGAGCGCAAACGCTCGATAATTGAAAACAATCTTTACGGCGTAGATAAAGACCGTTTTGCGGTGCAGATTGCCTGCTTACGTTTATGGCTCAGTCTGGCGATTGATTCACAGAAGCCGCAACCTTTGCCCAACCTTGATTTCAAAATCGGTTGCGGCGACAGTTTGATTGCGCCTTCGCCCAAAGATACCGAGCAGCAATTGGATTTGAGTCGGGGTTATCTGATTCAGGAAGTTCGCAAATTGAAAAGCGAGTTTATGCGTTGCGATGCGCCTGAGCGAAAAAAAGAATTGCGCAAACAGATTGACGCTCTCAAAGCCGAAATTGCTCTTGCCCTCAAACATCAACCGAAACGTCCGGGCAAAGAGAAATTGGATTTGGCGAAAGCGCAAATCGAAGGATTGAATCAACAGATACGCAAAGCCGTCGCCGAAAAAAATCATGCGAAAGCCGCAACGTTGCAAAAACAGGTAGAGGTATTGAAGCGGACATTGAAGACTTGGGAGAGTGTAAAAGACGAAGGCGAGCCGGGATTTGATTGGGCAGTGGAGTTTGCCGAAGTCTTCGAGCCGGAAATGCGCGAAGCCATTCGCGCAGCGAATGAAAACAACGCAGGGTTTGATATTGTGCTTGCCAATCCGCCGTATGTTCGTATGGAACTTTTCAAGCCGATCAAACCGCTATTGAAACAAAATTTTCCTGATGTTCATGCAGAACGCGCTGACTTATATGTTTATTTTTATGACCGTGCACATCAGCTTTTAAGACAAGGCGGAGTTGGTGCTTTCATCTCTTCAAATAAATGGCTTCGCGCTGGATATGGTGAAAACCTTCGGCAACACTTGCTCGATAAACAAGCATTTCACCTCATCGTTGATTTCGGAGACTTGCCCGTTTTTAAGGCAACTGCATATCCCGCAATTTTTATTTGGCAAAAGCGGGAACGAGATAACGTCCCAACTACGACTGCAACGGTTGAAGATTTGCAAACCTGTTATAGTGAAGGTATTCGCGAGTATGTGATTCGAGTTGCTCAACGAATTTCAGCAACCCAATTTAGAAATGGGAAACCTCGTCTTGCAGTATCTAGCGATATTACAGGAATGAGCGTACGAGGAACACGATTAAAGGAAATTATAAATGTGCTTGTAGGCTGGGGTGTTAAAACCGGGTTGAATGATGCGTTTATCATTAATCGCCAAGTAGGGGAAGATTTAATTGCTCAAGATAAAAACTGCCAGGAGGTGATTAAACCTCTACTAAAAGGGGATGATGTTCGCCGATACGAGATCCAATTTCACGACACATACTTGATTTATTTGCCACATGGTATAGACATTCGACTCTATCCTGTAGTCTGTGATTATTTGCGACCATTCCGAGAAAGACTTGAGAATCGGGCTACCCGACAGAAATGGTATGAATTACAACAGCCGCAAGTAGCATACACCGCTTTCTTCACCCGCCCAAAAATCATATTTCCCGACATTGCCAAAGAAATTCGATTCGCGATGGACAGTAAAGGCTATTACAGTAGTAACACAACGTATTTTATCCCGCTTGAAGATTGGTTTCTATTAGGGGTATTGAATTCTTCAGCGATAGAAAATTATTTTCGGGAAATCAGTAGCGAAATCCGCGGTGGTTATATGCGCTTCTTTGGGCAATATATGGAGAATCTGCCAATCCCAGATGCGTCGACAACCGAGCGGGATGTGATTGCCAAGCTTGCGAAAGAGACGCAAGACCTGCATACAAAAAGGCGCAAGCGGGTTGAACGATTCCTTTTAGATTTAGGCATATCGCCTGCCGCATCAAGCAGTCGCAATCCGCTTGAACAGCCTTGGGCTTTGACAGAAACGGAATTTATGCGTCGCCTTAAACCGAATCGTTCACAGCAAGACAGACTCGATAAACTCTTCAACAACGTCCGCGATGAAACTTATGCGTTCACCGAAACGATTATCAAAATCGAGCGTGAGATTGATGAACGAGTCGCGGCGCTCTACGGCGTGCCGCTTGAGCAGTAG
- a CDS encoding DUF1016 N-terminal domain-containing protein yields the protein MATKKTVKKNGQSLKPASASRKDKAEVMATRLLGDIRQLIDEARRQVAQAVNAGTVMLYWQIGSRIRSEILNFKRAEYGEEIVSTLSRQLTAAYGKGYTKENLFHMMRVAEGFSDEQIVYALSRQLSWTHFRRLAYIDDPLKREFYAEMCRIERWSTRALEKKIGGMLFERTAIAKTSRQRPSSSPSVSAGLVYLPALPDGRATAALISPP from the coding sequence ATGGCGACAAAGAAAACCGTAAAGAAAAATGGGCAATCTCTGAAACCGGCAAGCGCTTCGCGCAAAGACAAAGCGGAAGTTATGGCGACGCGCTTGCTTGGCGACATCCGCCAGTTGATTGACGAAGCGCGCAGGCAGGTCGCGCAAGCCGTCAATGCCGGAACCGTGATGCTCTACTGGCAGATCGGCTCGCGCATCCGCTCGGAGATTTTAAATTTCAAGCGCGCCGAATACGGCGAAGAAATTGTCTCAACGCTGTCGAGACAATTAACGGCTGCATATGGCAAGGGCTACACCAAAGAGAACCTCTTTCACATGATGCGTGTCGCAGAGGGTTTCTCTGATGAACAAATTGTCTACGCACTGAGTAGACAATTGAGTTGGACTCATTTTCGCCGACTCGCTTACATAGATGACCCACTAAAACGGGAATTCTACGCAGAAATGTGCCGCATCGAGAGATGGAGCACGCGCGCCCTTGAAAAGAAAATCGGCGGGATGCTATTCGAGCGCACGGCTATTGCCAAAACGTCGCGCCAGCGACCAAGCAGTAGCCCAAGCGTCAGCGCGGGCTTAGTGTATCTGCCAGCCCTCCCTGACGGTCGGGCTACTGCCGCTTTGATCAGCCCTCCCTGA